In Rutidosis leptorrhynchoides isolate AG116_Rl617_1_P2 chromosome 2, CSIRO_AGI_Rlap_v1, whole genome shotgun sequence, one genomic interval encodes:
- the LOC139893422 gene encoding uncharacterized protein isoform X2 produces the protein MPPRKKLIKRKKSLSSSTPNDINHESPAPEVVTETELTDNSRSDDVQTNVSIQEQVPKPNSAEIKSVSISSENLINDDGGEPDVKPDAKPDCIRQDEPEKQKIDLQKTENNVEAAVETNSAQAETTAVQVDGIKISSDDNNSVVVKSDDHDKCEETAKVAEDFSAQHCIVSEAPCQNNDALVVENGVKHTVEIVVTHESTALDVKDDSKVDGDDDRSNGDRDRDQDQDRALAVQDSTPDDKKDTGVEFYVGKLHKDTVEDDLLNVFQKFGELQSIRILRNSNSKKSKGFAFVRFAAIDQAKRALSELKDGFEVKEKHVNLSVSEDKDTLFLGNICKTWKKEEVLQQLKHYGVENVDTIRVPEDPKNGQKNKGHAFLEFTTHSVATEACKRLKKQDVLFGRDKNVTVSFAGPPTMVNQVFLEGLTNDWNEEKVKDMYNKYGEIVKVYISRSSGTKQKGYISFASPESAQACVEGINNTLIGEEAKIIAGIVKPKPQPRNSRQKQGLNGGLNVNKQSDVSTSHKESGINKNSEVKVSKMKGVSTPQQSKGNKKGSSKRVVKIKTNPVKPQQKVPLKKDDESSKVVELPKTKADMNIQQAKSKRKLLSEKKVHARDQGTTPKKPKIGGEGENSNTASKGGNRKRKKIITFGGREDRNIHEKKPLKKKKGNIHERERGNFRNPKGDTNFIRRQDDYRNSARYTEIYAPKYAASAPTAYHLGPDPLSARRLKEMEPHAGYIEPSSATQTLSYSRYVQPVVRTSHTQHQTVYLEPSSTSQSQLHSRYLDRSGLTQSHRGYIETAAVPKVQPYPDYRSSEYVQIAHDPYDSGHARVVRHDVRGAGVVTYVGGPPPPTSQVRNHTSYYEGSSSYSGAYSSQRTYY, from the exons ATGCCTCCTCGTAAAAAGCTTATAAAGCGCAAGAAATCGTTATCATCATCAACACCCAACGATATTAATCATGAATCACCGGCACCAGAAGTGGTAACGGAAACTGAATTAACCGATAATTCGAGATCCGATGATGTACAAACTAACGTGTCGATTCAGGAACAAGTACCTAAACCTAATTCGGCTGAAATCAAGAGTGTAAGTATCAGTTCTGAAAATTTGATCAATGATGACGGTGGTGAACCGGACGTTAAACCGGATGCTAAACCGGATTGCATAAGACAAGATGAACCGGAAAAACAGAAAATCGATTTACAGAAAACTGAGAATAATGTGGAGGCGGCTGTCG AAACTAATTCTGCTCAAGCAGAGACAACTGCTGTCCAAGTTGATGGGATCAAAATATCTAGTGATGATAACAACTCTGTTGTTGTTAAAAGTGATGATCATGACAAATGTGAAGAAACTGCAAAAGTTGCAGAAGACTTCTCTGCTCAACATTGTATTGTCAGTGAAGCACCTTGTCAGAATAATGATGCTTTAGTTGTCGAAAATGGTGTAAAACACACTGTAGAAATAGTCGTTACTCATGAATCCACAGCCCTAGACGTCAAAGATGATTCCAAGGTTGATGGGGATGATGATCGAAGTAATGGAGATCGAGATCGAGATCAAGATCAAGATCGTGCCCTAGCTGTTCAGGATTCTACACCCGATGATAAGAAAGATACGGGCGTTGAATTTTATGTTGGAAAACTGCATAAGGATACAGTTGAAGATGATCTTCTTAATGTCTTTCAAAAGTTTGGCGAGCTGCAGTCCATTAGAATATTGAGGAATTCAAACTCAAAGAAGAGCAAAGGTTTTGCATTTGTTCGTTTTGCAGCTATTGATCAAGCAAAACGTGCTCTTTCTGAGTTGAAAGATGGATTTGAG GTGAAGGAAAAGCATGTAAATTTATCGGTTAGTGAGGACAAGGATACACTCTTTTTAGGAAATATTTGCAAAACTTGGAAAAAAGAGGAA GTGTTGCAACAATTGAAACACTACGGAGTTGAAAATGTTGATACGATTCGCGTACCAGAGGATCCAAAAAATGGTCAGAAAAATAAGGGCCATGCTTTCTTGGAGTTCACCACACATTCTGTTGCAACCGAAGCATGTAAACGACTCAAAAAGCAAGATGTATTATTTGGGCGTGATAAAAATGTTACGGTTTCTTTTGCTGGGCCACCTACAATG GTTAATCAAGTTTTTTTGGAAGGACTCACTAACGATTGGAATGAAGAGAAGGTTAAGGATATGTATAATAAGTATGGCGAGATTGTTAAAGTTTATATATCCCGGAGCTCAGGAACCAAACAAAAAGGGTATATCAGTTTTGCTTCTCCTGAATCTGCTCAAGCTTGTGTGGAGGGGATTAATAATACTCTTATTGGAGAAGAAGCCAAG ATAATAGCCGGCATCGTTAAGCCTAAGCCTCAACCAAGGAATTCACGTCAGAAACAGGGTCTTAATGGGGGACTTAATGTAAATAAGCAAAGTGACGTCTCAACATCGCATAAAGAGAGTGGAATCAATAAAAACTCAGAAGTCAAAGTATCAAAGATGAAAGGTGTTTCAACGCCTCAGCAATCTAAAGGAAATAAAAAAGGTTCCTCCAAACGTGTCGTTAAG ATCAAAACGAACCCCGTCAAGCCTCAACAAAAGGTGCCACTTAAAAAAGATGATGAAAGTTCAAAAGTGGTTGAATTGCCAAAGACGAAAGCTGATATGAATATTCAACAGGCTAAAAGTAAAAGAAAATTATTGTCTGAGAAAAAGGTTCATGCACGTGATCAGGGTACTACTCCCAAAAAGCCAAAAATAGGTGGTGAAGGTGAAAATAGTAACACTGCCTCTAAAGGCGGGAATCGTAAAAGAAAGAAGATAATAACGTTTGGAGGTCGTGAAGACAGAAACATTCATGAGAAAAAGCCACTTAAGAAAAAGAAAG GCAATATCCATGAAAGGGAAAGAGGTAATTTTAGGAACCCTAAAGGTGATACTAACTTTATAAGAAGACAAGATGACTACAGAAATTCAGCCAGATATACAGAAATTTATGCACCAAAATATGCTGCATCTGCACCCACTGCTTATCATTTGGGTCCTGACCCGTTATCTGCAAGACGCCTCAAGGAGATG GAACCACATGCTGGATACATTGAACCTTCTTCTGCTACACAAACTCTATCATATTCAAGATATGTTCAGCCTGTAGTTCGAACCAGTCATACCCAACATCAGACAGTGTACCTTGAACCTTCTTCAACAAGTCAAAGTCAACTTCATTCAAGATACTTGGACCGTTCTGGTTTGACCCAATCTCACAGGGGGTACATCGAGACTGCTGCTGTACCCAAGGTTCAACCGTACCCAGATTACCGTTCATCTGAGTATGTACAAATTGCTCATGACCCATATGATTCTGGGCATGCAAG AGTTGTTCGACATGATGTCAGAGGGGCTGGCGTAGTTACTTATGTTGGAG GTCCTCCGCCTCCGACTTCTCAAGTTCGAAATCACACAAGCTATTATGAG GGTAGCAGCAGTTACAGTGGAGCTTACAGTAGTCAACGAACATACTACTGA
- the LOC139893422 gene encoding uncharacterized protein isoform X1 produces the protein MPPRKKLIKRKKSLSSSTPNDINHESPAPEVVTETELTDNSRSDDVQTNVSIQEQVPKPNSAEIKSVSISSENLINDDGGEPDVKPDAKPDCIRQDEPEKQKIDLQKTENNVEAAVETNSAQAETTAVQVDGIKISSDDNNSVVVKSDDHDKCEETAKVAEDFSAQHCIVSEAPCQNNDALVVENGVKHTVEIVVTHESTALDVKDDSKVDGDDDRSNGDRDRDQDQDRALAVQDSTPDDKKDTGVEFYVGKLHKDTVEDDLLNVFQKFGELQSIRILRNSNSKKSKGFAFVRFAAIDQAKRALSELKDGFEVKEKHVNLSVSEDKDTLFLGNICKTWKKEEVLQQLKHYGVENVDTIRVPEDPKNGQKNKGHAFLEFTTHSVATEACKRLKKQDVLFGRDKNVTVSFAGPPTMVNQVFLEGLTNDWNEEKVKDMYNKYGEIVKVYISRSSGTKQKGYISFASPESAQACVEGINNTLIGEEAKIIAGIVKPKPQPRNSRQKQGLNGGLNVNKQSDVSTSHKESGINKNSEVKVSKMKGVSTPQQSKGNKKGSSKRVVKIKTNPVKPQQKVPLKKDDESSKVVELPKTKADMNIQQAKSKRKLLSEKKVHARDQGTTPKKPKIGGEGENSNTASKGGNRKRKKIITFGGREDRNIHEKKPLKKKKGNIHERERGNFRNPKGDTNFIRRQDDYRNSARYTEIYAPKYAASAPTAYHLGPDPLSARRLKEMEPHAGYIEPSSATQTLSYSRYVQPVVRTSHTQHQTVYLEPSSTSQSQLHSRYLDRSGLTQSHRGYIETAAVPKVQPYPDYRSSEYVQIAHDPYDSGHASRVVRHDVRGAGVVTYVGGPPPPTSQVRNHTSYYEGSSSYSGAYSSQRTYY, from the exons ATGCCTCCTCGTAAAAAGCTTATAAAGCGCAAGAAATCGTTATCATCATCAACACCCAACGATATTAATCATGAATCACCGGCACCAGAAGTGGTAACGGAAACTGAATTAACCGATAATTCGAGATCCGATGATGTACAAACTAACGTGTCGATTCAGGAACAAGTACCTAAACCTAATTCGGCTGAAATCAAGAGTGTAAGTATCAGTTCTGAAAATTTGATCAATGATGACGGTGGTGAACCGGACGTTAAACCGGATGCTAAACCGGATTGCATAAGACAAGATGAACCGGAAAAACAGAAAATCGATTTACAGAAAACTGAGAATAATGTGGAGGCGGCTGTCG AAACTAATTCTGCTCAAGCAGAGACAACTGCTGTCCAAGTTGATGGGATCAAAATATCTAGTGATGATAACAACTCTGTTGTTGTTAAAAGTGATGATCATGACAAATGTGAAGAAACTGCAAAAGTTGCAGAAGACTTCTCTGCTCAACATTGTATTGTCAGTGAAGCACCTTGTCAGAATAATGATGCTTTAGTTGTCGAAAATGGTGTAAAACACACTGTAGAAATAGTCGTTACTCATGAATCCACAGCCCTAGACGTCAAAGATGATTCCAAGGTTGATGGGGATGATGATCGAAGTAATGGAGATCGAGATCGAGATCAAGATCAAGATCGTGCCCTAGCTGTTCAGGATTCTACACCCGATGATAAGAAAGATACGGGCGTTGAATTTTATGTTGGAAAACTGCATAAGGATACAGTTGAAGATGATCTTCTTAATGTCTTTCAAAAGTTTGGCGAGCTGCAGTCCATTAGAATATTGAGGAATTCAAACTCAAAGAAGAGCAAAGGTTTTGCATTTGTTCGTTTTGCAGCTATTGATCAAGCAAAACGTGCTCTTTCTGAGTTGAAAGATGGATTTGAG GTGAAGGAAAAGCATGTAAATTTATCGGTTAGTGAGGACAAGGATACACTCTTTTTAGGAAATATTTGCAAAACTTGGAAAAAAGAGGAA GTGTTGCAACAATTGAAACACTACGGAGTTGAAAATGTTGATACGATTCGCGTACCAGAGGATCCAAAAAATGGTCAGAAAAATAAGGGCCATGCTTTCTTGGAGTTCACCACACATTCTGTTGCAACCGAAGCATGTAAACGACTCAAAAAGCAAGATGTATTATTTGGGCGTGATAAAAATGTTACGGTTTCTTTTGCTGGGCCACCTACAATG GTTAATCAAGTTTTTTTGGAAGGACTCACTAACGATTGGAATGAAGAGAAGGTTAAGGATATGTATAATAAGTATGGCGAGATTGTTAAAGTTTATATATCCCGGAGCTCAGGAACCAAACAAAAAGGGTATATCAGTTTTGCTTCTCCTGAATCTGCTCAAGCTTGTGTGGAGGGGATTAATAATACTCTTATTGGAGAAGAAGCCAAG ATAATAGCCGGCATCGTTAAGCCTAAGCCTCAACCAAGGAATTCACGTCAGAAACAGGGTCTTAATGGGGGACTTAATGTAAATAAGCAAAGTGACGTCTCAACATCGCATAAAGAGAGTGGAATCAATAAAAACTCAGAAGTCAAAGTATCAAAGATGAAAGGTGTTTCAACGCCTCAGCAATCTAAAGGAAATAAAAAAGGTTCCTCCAAACGTGTCGTTAAG ATCAAAACGAACCCCGTCAAGCCTCAACAAAAGGTGCCACTTAAAAAAGATGATGAAAGTTCAAAAGTGGTTGAATTGCCAAAGACGAAAGCTGATATGAATATTCAACAGGCTAAAAGTAAAAGAAAATTATTGTCTGAGAAAAAGGTTCATGCACGTGATCAGGGTACTACTCCCAAAAAGCCAAAAATAGGTGGTGAAGGTGAAAATAGTAACACTGCCTCTAAAGGCGGGAATCGTAAAAGAAAGAAGATAATAACGTTTGGAGGTCGTGAAGACAGAAACATTCATGAGAAAAAGCCACTTAAGAAAAAGAAAG GCAATATCCATGAAAGGGAAAGAGGTAATTTTAGGAACCCTAAAGGTGATACTAACTTTATAAGAAGACAAGATGACTACAGAAATTCAGCCAGATATACAGAAATTTATGCACCAAAATATGCTGCATCTGCACCCACTGCTTATCATTTGGGTCCTGACCCGTTATCTGCAAGACGCCTCAAGGAGATG GAACCACATGCTGGATACATTGAACCTTCTTCTGCTACACAAACTCTATCATATTCAAGATATGTTCAGCCTGTAGTTCGAACCAGTCATACCCAACATCAGACAGTGTACCTTGAACCTTCTTCAACAAGTCAAAGTCAACTTCATTCAAGATACTTGGACCGTTCTGGTTTGACCCAATCTCACAGGGGGTACATCGAGACTGCTGCTGTACCCAAGGTTCAACCGTACCCAGATTACCGTTCATCTGAGTATGTACAAATTGCTCATGACCCATATGATTCTGGGCATGCAAG TAGAGTTGTTCGACATGATGTCAGAGGGGCTGGCGTAGTTACTTATGTTGGAG GTCCTCCGCCTCCGACTTCTCAAGTTCGAAATCACACAAGCTATTATGAG GGTAGCAGCAGTTACAGTGGAGCTTACAGTAGTCAACGAACATACTACTGA